One Zeugodacus cucurbitae isolate PBARC_wt_2022May chromosome 3, idZeuCucr1.2, whole genome shotgun sequence genomic region harbors:
- the LOC128920348 gene encoding uncharacterized protein LOC128920348, with product MVERLHRHLKDAIRCHENSSWVDMLPIVLLGIRAAWKEDLGATPADLVYGEPIRLPGEFLAPSPRHSLPPSNVAESLRKYFEELAPQPVARHGQKKTFIFKELATCSHVFVRRDAPHHSFTSPYEGPHRVISRHDKYFIVDVRGENTTISIDRLKPVYLLPDDTEQNNYNDNNTTFISSNSPESSEPGTSRLSSSYRPDTDLSFSSPSPKRRVKFR from the coding sequence ATGGTAGAACGTCTACATCGTCATTTGAAGGATGCGATCCGCTGTCATGAAAACAGCTCGTGGGTAGACATGCTACCTATTGTGTTACTCGGAATTCGTGCCGCTTGGAAGGAGGATCTTGGTGCCACTCCAGCCGATCTCGTATATGGAGAACCGATTCGTTTACCAGGCGAATTCCTCGCACCTTCACCACGACATTCATTGCCGCCGTCTAATGTTGCTGAAAGCTTAAGGAAATACTTCGAAGAGCTCGCACCGCAACCCGTAGCCCGACATGGTCAAAAGAAAACATTCATCTTTAAAGAACTAGCGACTTGTTCTCATGTTTTTGTTCGTCGTGACGCTCCACATCACTCATTTACTTCTCCGTACGAAGGACCGCATCGAGTGATTTCAAGGCATGATAAATATTTCATCGTAGACGTCAGAGGCGAAAATACTACTATTTCAATCGACCGACTTAAGCCGGTATATTTACTTCCCGACGATACTGAACAGAACAACTataacgacaacaacacaacgtTCATTTCATCAAATTCACCAGAGTCATCCGAACCTGGGACATCACGACTTTCATCGTCATATCGTCCAGACACCGACTTAAGCTTTTCTTCGCCGTCTCCTAAAAGACGAGTCAAATTTCGCTAA